One part of the Amphiura filiformis chromosome 5, Afil_fr2py, whole genome shotgun sequence genome encodes these proteins:
- the LOC140153368 gene encoding zinc transporter ZIP9-like isoform X2 produces the protein MRFITVLGAGLLVGTALAVIIPEGIHSLFEDGHIHRAVNPPPPADDPQAADAQKDGDPHHHHEHSLESHSSEEELHYLIGVALVTGFVFMLLVDQIGGGHGHSHGPPSNDVEGGSSRNSRTSITATLGLVVHAAADGIAMGAAATMSRPDVQMIVFMAIMLHKAPAAFGLVSFLLHENYERNRIRKHLFVFAMAAPVAALITYFGLSHASKQALSSVNATGISMLFSAGTFLYVATVHVLPEIASAHPTTSTDSEGTVEIRSGFSRTDLFAVVTGCLAPLLLAFGHHH, from the exons ATGCGATTTATCACAGTACTTGGTGCTGGTCTCCTGGTGGGTACTGCCTTGGCTGTTATCATTCCTGAAGGCATCCATTCTCTATTTGAAG ATGGTCACATACACCGAGCAGTAAACCCACCACCACCAGCAGATGATCCACAAGCTGCAGATGCCCAAAAAGATGgtgatcctcatcatcatcatgagcATAGCTTGGAAAGTCATAGCAGTGAAGAAGAGTTACATTACCTTATAGGTGTTGCCTTAGTTACGGGTTTTGTCTTTATGTTATTAGTGGACCAAATCGGAGGCGGACATGGACATTCTCATGGACCACCGTCTA aTGATGTTGAAGGTGGATCATCAAGAAATAGCAGAACTAGTATCACAGCAACATTAGGTCTTGTTGTACATGCAGCAG CCGATGGTATAGCTATGGGTGCCGCAGCTACTATGTCAAGACCTGATGTACAGATGATAGTATTCATGGCTATCATGCTACACAAG gCTCCAGCAGCATTTGGTTTAGTAAGCTTCCTGCTTCATGAAAACTATGAGAGAAATAGGATACGTAAACACCTGTTTGTCTTTGCTATGGCTGCACCTGTAGCAGCACTTATAACATATTTTGGTCTTAGTCAT GCTAGTAAACAAGCACTGTCATCAGTCAACGCAACAGGTATATCCATGCTCTTCTCAGCGGGTACCTTCCTATACGTAGCAACCGTCCACGTCCTTCCAGAAATAGCAAGTGCGCATCCTACAACAAGTACGGACAGTGAGGGCACTGTTGAAATCAGAAGTGGTTTTAGTAGAACTGATTTGTTTGCTGTTGTCACTGGGTGCCTAGCTCCGTTACTCCTAGCCTTTGGTCATCACCATTGA
- the LOC140153368 gene encoding zinc transporter ZIP9-like isoform X1 — MSNMDDPWAIVALSLAMLVGCYIAGSVPLAFNLSESKMRFITVLGAGLLVGTALAVIIPEGIHSLFEDGHIHRAVNPPPPADDPQAADAQKDGDPHHHHEHSLESHSSEEELHYLIGVALVTGFVFMLLVDQIGGGHGHSHGPPSNDVEGGSSRNSRTSITATLGLVVHAAADGIAMGAAATMSRPDVQMIVFMAIMLHKAPAAFGLVSFLLHENYERNRIRKHLFVFAMAAPVAALITYFGLSHASKQALSSVNATGISMLFSAGTFLYVATVHVLPEIASAHPTTSTDSEGTVEIRSGFSRTDLFAVVTGCLAPLLLAFGHHH, encoded by the exons ATGTCAAATATGGATGATCCATGGGCGATCGTAGCGCTGTCATTGGCGATGTTAGTGGGTTGCTACATCGCAGGATCAGTTCCTCTAGCGTTTAATCTTTCCGAG AGTAAGATGCGATTTATCACAGTACTTGGTGCTGGTCTCCTGGTGGGTACTGCCTTGGCTGTTATCATTCCTGAAGGCATCCATTCTCTATTTGAAG ATGGTCACATACACCGAGCAGTAAACCCACCACCACCAGCAGATGATCCACAAGCTGCAGATGCCCAAAAAGATGgtgatcctcatcatcatcatgagcATAGCTTGGAAAGTCATAGCAGTGAAGAAGAGTTACATTACCTTATAGGTGTTGCCTTAGTTACGGGTTTTGTCTTTATGTTATTAGTGGACCAAATCGGAGGCGGACATGGACATTCTCATGGACCACCGTCTA aTGATGTTGAAGGTGGATCATCAAGAAATAGCAGAACTAGTATCACAGCAACATTAGGTCTTGTTGTACATGCAGCAG CCGATGGTATAGCTATGGGTGCCGCAGCTACTATGTCAAGACCTGATGTACAGATGATAGTATTCATGGCTATCATGCTACACAAG gCTCCAGCAGCATTTGGTTTAGTAAGCTTCCTGCTTCATGAAAACTATGAGAGAAATAGGATACGTAAACACCTGTTTGTCTTTGCTATGGCTGCACCTGTAGCAGCACTTATAACATATTTTGGTCTTAGTCAT GCTAGTAAACAAGCACTGTCATCAGTCAACGCAACAGGTATATCCATGCTCTTCTCAGCGGGTACCTTCCTATACGTAGCAACCGTCCACGTCCTTCCAGAAATAGCAAGTGCGCATCCTACAACAAGTACGGACAGTGAGGGCACTGTTGAAATCAGAAGTGGTTTTAGTAGAACTGATTTGTTTGCTGTTGTCACTGGGTGCCTAGCTCCGTTACTCCTAGCCTTTGGTCATCACCATTGA